One genomic segment of Mobula hypostoma chromosome 2, sMobHyp1.1, whole genome shotgun sequence includes these proteins:
- the LOC134337084 gene encoding immunoglobulin lambda-1 light chain-like: MFPVLHLLWALMVNLPGILAVPVLNQTPVSGPVSAGQTARLECRIRNGNVGSYTFAWDRHRPGRTPEGVIYHRTDNTIYRIVGIPDRFQPSRDTSADTHILTIGRLEPGDSAVYYCRVWENEVGWVYGPGTILEIKSSESRQPSVLLLPPSPEETGLGSATLSCLVSGFKPGLIALRWSVDGVETDSGVTTSAVSTDTDQTYKLSSYLRVTTAAWNKGSIYSCSVSHSSLSSPLRNTISSSACAQ, encoded by the exons ATGTTCCCAGTTCTGCATCTCCTGTGGGCTCTAATGGTCAATTTACCAG GTATCCTGGCGGTCCCAGTCCTCAATCAGACCCCAGTGTCCGGTCCTGTCTCCGCAGGACAGACTGCCCGCTTAGAGTGCCGGATACGGAATGGAAACGTTGGAAGTTACACATTTGCGTGGGACCGACATCGTCCCGGGAGAACACCGGAGGGGGTGATATATCATAGGACGGATAATACCATCTACAGAATAGTCGGCATCCCTGACCGTTTCCAACCGTCCAGAGATACCTCCGCCGACACTCACATCCTGACTATCGGCAGATTGGAGCCCGGCGATTCGGCCGTCTATTACTGCAGAGTGTGGGAAAATGAAGTAGGTTGGGTCTACGGACCGGGGACGATCCTGGAGATAAAGA GTAGCGAGAGCAGACAGCCCTCGGTTCTCCTGCTTCCTCCCTCCCCGGAGGAGACCGGCTTGGGTTCCGCCACTCTATCCTGCCTCGTGAGCGGCTTTAAGCCGGGCTTGATCGCGTTGCGCTGGAGCGTGGATGGCGTGGAGACGGACAGTGGCGTGACGACAAGCGCCGTGTCCACGGACACTGACCAGACCTACAAGCTGAGCAGTTACTTGCGAGTAACCACCGCTGCCTGGAACAAGGGCTCAATCTATTCCTGCAGCGTGAGCCACAGCTCGCTGAGCTCGCCGCTGCGCAACACCATCTCTTCGTCCGCCTGTGCGCAGTGA